From a region of the Cucumis sativus cultivar 9930 chromosome 6, Cucumber_9930_V3, whole genome shotgun sequence genome:
- the LOC105436016 gene encoding uncharacterized protein LOC105436016, producing the protein MKQLSKSISSPSRTDLFPPPLMSFLRADAGNRSKSSRSRSSPIFVGKKNVAIETQEPSSPKVTCMGQVRTNKHSSNKTPAVRCRWIRSVLSFNRRHCRTFWNRSAMLCRGKREIRRISESRVGNEAEDSEKDEEEDDGRDGDAVYSSFSVPSPPKNALILSRCRSAPNRSSFNGTRYRSSSITSDGTVEVEEEEKTEGGFRNNAASKIELGKSERLLKKVESSKGDGDSKSVNGNRNLNLILTRSKSEPGRIAEKLYGELNNLQEEKRWVMNKKKCYILNNNL; encoded by the coding sequence ATGAAGCAATTATCCAAATCCATTTCCAGTCCCAGTCGAACCGACCTGTTTCCGCCGCCATTGATGAGCTTCCTCAGAGCCGATGCCGGAAATCGTAGTAAAAGCAGTCGGTCTCGCTCCAGTCCGATCTTCGTCGGGAAGAAGAACGTCGCCATTGAAACTCAAGAACCGTCCTCTCCGAAGGTTACTTGTATGGGACAAGTCCGCACCAATAAACACTCTTCTAATAAAACTCCTGCCGTTCGTTGCCGGTGGATTAGAAGCGTCCTTTCTTTCAATCGACGTCATTGTCGAACGTTCTGGAACAGGTCGGCGATGCTCTGCCGAGGAAAACGTGAAATTAGACGGATCTCTGAATCTCGCGTCGGAAACGAAGCGGAAGATTCGGAGAAAGATGAAGAGGAGGACGACGGAAGAGATGGAGATGCGGTTTATTCGTCGTTTTCGGTGCCATCGCCGCCGAAAAACGCTCTCATTCTGTCGAGATGTAGATCTGCGCCAAATCGCTCGTCGTTTAACGGTACTCGGTACCGGAGTTCGTCGATTACAAGCGACGGAACTGTCGAAgtcgaagaagaagagaaaacagAGGGCGGTTTTAGAAACAACGCAGCTTCAAAAATAGAGTTAGGAAAGTCGGAGCGATTGTTGAAGAAAGTGGAAAGTTCGAAGGGAGATGGAGATTCTAAGTCTGTAAATGGCAATCGGAACCTGAACCTGATTCTGACGAGAAGTAAATCGGAACCTGGGAGAATTGCGGAGAAACTTTACGGAGAATTGAATAATCTTCAGGAAGAAAAAAGGTGGGttatgaataagaaaaaatgttacatACTGAATAATAACTTGTGA